Genomic window (bacterium):
CATAGATATAATGTAATTTGCTTCGCATTGGTTTGGTAAGGTATCCGCCTTCGGCGGACCCCGGGTATTTTCTTGCCTCACGGTTCGCCTACTGGCAAACAACGCTCGTAGAGAAAATACCCTTTAAAATCCAAGCAGTTGGATTTTAAACCCAGTACTTCTGTTTTACCATGGTATCCTGTTTTGTCTCTACGGCTTCCACGACTTTCTCGGAATCCTTGGCCAGCAGAACCAATGCAGCGTCATCCAGCTTTCCGAGCTCCTGAATTCTCGTTTCCAAGGTCTCTCGTGTGTTCTTTGCGGGGTCCTCTAAAACCTCGGCCAATACGACAGCAAGGATCTGTCCCACTTTGGGGCCTGGAGCGATGCCGAGAAGCCGCATAATGTCGTCGCCCTTCAAGGCAAGCATCTTGGGAGACAGCGGGTCCTTTGAAACCTTCTCTATGGCATATCTCAAATGCCTCAACTTGTAGGGCTCTGCCTTGGGAACTCCGGAGCCAATGCGGTCTGCCATGCGCACCTGCAGGAGGTCCTCCATGTGCTCTGGACCTACCTTGCGGAGCAACCGCCGCACCGAGGACTCTGAAACCTCGCCTACGTTGTAGTAGAAGAGATGGTAACGCACGAGCATGGCGATGTAATCCGTCGTGTTTCTGGAGAATTTCAGTCTGGTAAGAATTTCCTCCGCCATGCGGCCTCCAACCACGTCATGACTGTAAAAGGTGGAGTCAGGACCTTCCCCACGCTTGACGCGTGGCTTGGCAACGTCATGGAGCAACGAGGCCAAACGCACATCCAAAGACCACTTCTGCTTTGCCGCATACGCAAGAGCGCGCACGTTATGCTCCCATACCGTATAGATATGATGCTTGTTCTGACCGACCCCATATCCTTCTAAAAGCTCGGGGACAATGTTTTCCAACAGCTTTGTCTCGCGCAGCCGCTCTATTCCCTCTGCCGCCTTGTCCGCCATGAGGATCTTGCAGAATTCGTCTCGAATACGCTCTTTTGAGATATCTTTCAGAAGGATCGCTTGCGACTCTAACGCCTCAAGCGTCTCTTTTTCTATGACGAATCCAAGGGTCGTCGCAAACCGCACCGCTCGCATGAGACGCAAAGCATCCTCCTCAAAGCGTTCTTTGGGATTCCCGACGCAGCGGATAGTCTTCTTCTTCAAATCCTTCTGGCCGTCGAAAGGATCAACGATTTCACCAGCCATCCCTTCGACTACGCTCAGGGCAAGTGCGTTTACGGTAAAGTCCCTGCGGCTCAAGTCCTCCTCAATGGTTTTCGCGGGCTCTACCTTTGAAGGCCTGCGCCGGTCTTCATACTCAAACTCTGACCGGAACGTAGTGACCTCGATCTGGCTGAGTTTGGCATCCTGGCTATCCTGCAGCACGGTAACCGTAAAAAACCTGTTCTCGTAAAAGGTGCGAGGGAATATCTTCTGCACCTCTTCTGGAGTAGCAGAAGTCGCGACATCCCAGTCTTGCGGTTCCTTGCCCAGCAGCAAATCCCGCACGCATCCGCCCACCACGTACGCGGAGAATCCGTGCTCTTCCAGCTTCTGGGCCACCTGGACCACTTCACCCGGAATATCCTTCATTGAACCATCGTATCTCGTGCCATTGAAATATTCAATTTTTCTGGTAGTATCAGCTTGCGCGCCCTCGTGGTGAAATGGATATCACGACAGGCTTCGAACCTGTTATTGGGGGTTCGAGTCCCTCCGAGGGCACCAGGTGAAGACATTGTAATTCACCTTCGGTGAATCCCAGTGAGCATTTCCTATCGATACATCCCGCTTTGGCGGGACGATTAAAGGATATGCTCCCGCAAAAAGCAAAAACTTTTGCTTTTTGCCCCCGTAGCTTAATGGTAAAGCAGCGGCCTCTTAAGCCGTGGATGAGGGTTCGATTCCTTCTGGGGGCACACTTCGACTCTCCGCTCTGGGCGGATCGCTCAGTACCTTCGACCAGACGCATGAAGCGAAGCGCCCTGAGCTTGTCGAAGGGCTACGCTATGAATCAAAGAGCAGAATATAATAAAAATTGTATGAATTTCATAATAAACCAAAAAATAAAGGAGAGAGAAGAATTTTTTGCAGATAACTATATTAAAAACTATGCTGATGCAAAAAAAATAAGTATTGTTGCCGTTGTTCATTTAATAGACACGGGAATTCCCTATGTTAACTCGTTAGAAAAGTATTTTTCTCTCCAATACATCATTCCAAAACCAAGTTCTATTGATAAAAAACTATTGGATTTCTATCCGAAAGATAAAATATTAAACATTACTAGAGATGAGCTTAAAAATCCAGAAAACATTATTAAACATCTTGCGGATGTCCCGAAAGATAATAAATTGTTATTGCTAGATATAGGTGGCTATTTTGTGCATTCAATTAATGATTTGAAGAAAACTTTTGGTGATAGATTTATTGGAGTTATTGAAGATACTGAGAACGGACATCAAAAGTATTTATCGCTACAGAATTTAGACGTTCCGATTGTCTCTGTGGCAAGAAGTCCTTTGAAAAACAATGAGGATCATTTAGTCGGACAGGCAGTTGTATTTTCAGTTGATTTAATCTTGAGAGAGCAGGGAATTCTTTTGAATAATAAAAGGGTTGGGGTTCTTGGATTTGGCAAAATAGGAAATGGAATTTTATCTTCTTTAAGAGACAAGGGATGTGCGGTTTCGGTTTATGATAGAAATCCGGTAACCATAATTTTGGCCCTTTCGAAGGGTTTTGCTATTTCCGACAAGTTAAAAATTTTGGATGAATCAGATATTATTTTTTGCTCAACCGGCAACTTATCACTAAAAAACGATGAGTTTAAATATCTTAAAAACGGCGCTTTTGTAGCCTCAGTGACATCTTCCGATGATGAACTTGACTTGTCTTGGCTAAAAGAAAACTACACAAAAGAAACCATCTCTGACTATATTGATAAATATGATAAAAACGGGCACTATTTTTATCTATTAAACGACGGAAATGCGATAAACTTTATACATGGAGCGGTTATTGGAGATTTCATTCTATTAGTCCAAAAAGAAATGATAGATACTATTATTTTTATGGATATTAATAAATTAGAAAAGGGGGTTCAAGATAGCTATGATTTGGTAAGGCAAAGGGTGGCCAAGTCGTGGCTAAAATATTTTTTAAAAATTGAGGTGTGAAAATATGGAAAAAGGCATAAACGAGCAACTAATGAATTATTTGCGAATATTCCCCGATGAGGAAGAACTACTTTCTTTATTAAAAAAGCAGGTCTTAGAAAATCAGGATATTTTAAACAGAAAGAACTTTGAAGGTCATATTACTGCTAGCGGATTGGTTATTTCTTCTGATAAAAAGGTTTTAGTTGTTTTTCATAACAAATTGCAGAAGTTTTTGCAGCCAGGAGGACATATTGAAAAAGGTGATGAAGATCTCATGTTCTCAGCGATGAGAGAGCTGAGAGAGGAAACAAATCTAAGTAATGTAGAACTATGCAATTGGTGCCCAGAGAACAATTCTCCAATAATGATTGATACGCATAAAATACCAGAAAATAAACAAAAGAATGAATATGAACATTATCATCATGATTTTATGTTCATTTTTACAATAAAAAAGGGTGCAGATATTATATTAGATACAAATGAAGTTTCGAATTTTCGTTGGATAAGTATTGATGAAATAATAAAGACCGATTCGGTTATTGCGAAAGGTCTTAAAAAAGCTACTATGTTGAATATTATTTGAAATTTTATATGGACTTACAAAAGCCCGAGTATTCGCTTGAGGTATATGACCCGAAAACAGGAATGCGGGGCTTTTTGGTTATTGACAGCACTACCCTGGGACCCGGCAAAGGAGGCATCCGCATGACTCCTGATATTACGGAGGAAGAGGTGGCAAGATTGGCAAGGACCATGACATTCAAGAATGCCTTGGCGGACATCCCCTTTGGAGGAGCAAAAGGGGGCATTGTATGGAACGGCGGATCTGACGAACTCAAGAAACAATACGTCCAGAGCTATGCCCGAGCCATCAAGCCATTCGTGCCAAAGAAGTATATAGCGGGCCCTGACGTGAATACCGGAGAGCGGGAAATGCAGTGGTTCGTGGAAGCCACCGGCATCTGGAGATCCGCCACGGGAAAACCGGCAAACCTCTGCATGAAACTCTTTGGCAAGCCGGGCGAGAAATGCGGCATCCCCCACGAGTTCGGGAGCACCGGATTTGGCGTAGCTCAAGCCGTAGCAGTGGCAGCTGAACTTAAAGGGTTGGATATACAAAAGACCACGGTTGCCATTGAAGGGTTCGGGAACGTCGGCAGTTTCGCATTCAAATATCTCAAAGAAATGGGGGCGCGCATTGTTGCCGTCGCCGACCAGGATGGAACCATATACAACAAAGAGGGATTGCAAGAAGACATCCTTTTGAAGCTCAAGGGCCAAAAGAAATCGGTGAAGGAGTACCCTGGCGGCAAGCGACTCAGCCATGACGCCATCTTTGAATTGCCAGTGGACATCCTCATTCCGGCTTCTGTCACCAACGTTATCAATGAGGGCAACAAGAAAAATATACAAGCAAACATCATTGTTGAGGGCGCCAACATTCCCATGACAGAATCCGTGGAAGCATGGCTCTGGAACAAAGGAGTTCTCATCGTCCCTGACTTCGTGGCAAACGCGGGCGGGGTCATCTCCTCATATGCCGAATACCGGGGCTACAACCCGAAACGCATGTTTGAGCTGGTGGAGAGGAAGATAAAGAAGACGGCGCGCATGGTGCTCAAAGAAGCGTTGAGGACAAAGAAGAACCCGCGGCACATCGCAATGGACCTCGCGACAAAGCGGCTGTCCCGCAAACGTGGTAATATATAGACATATATGGCAAACGAACCCCAAGACGCATTCAGCAACTATGGAGGGGAGATGTCCCGCAAGCAGCGAGTAAGACCTTAGCCTGGTTAAGGATTACGATGAAGCTCTTGACATCAAATTAGGGAACGCCATAATAAAAGTATTATGACAAACCAACCATTGCCAAACAGACCAGGCGCGACACCGCACATGCCTAGGACAGACACGTTCAGCAGAAATGCAGGCAGGCTGTCTCGTCAACAGATGGACGAACATATCAGCCGGATGCCCATGTTTCAACATGATCAGGAATACATAAAACAGGTGATGGGTAAGTTTGACATAGCTGGTTACAGCCAAGGCATTACAAGAGAAGAATTTCACAAGGGACTGGACGAAATGGCAAAAAATACAAGAGACCCAATTGATCTGCAGAAAATAGAACGCATCAAGACACACTTCAATTAATAAACCGAATTTCGCTTCGGCGGGCACTCTCTTTTACCTGCAACTTGCAGTTTTTTTGTTTTTAAGCTACCCTATGGATACATGATGCCCAAAAAAGAAAAGGAGAAGGTGTTAGCGGAGGTCCGCATCCACGACAAGGATACGGGGTCTCCCGAGGCCCAAATCGGCCTTCTGACGGCCGAAATAGAGCGGCTGCTTTCGCACCTCAAGAAACACAAGAAAGACATGCACTCAAAGCGTGGGCTCTTGCGCATGGTGGCCCGTCGCAGGCGGCTTCTCAGCTACCTCAAGGAGGAAGACATGAAGCGCTACTCGGCGATCTCAAAGAAACTCGGCCTGAAACAAGCCAAGGAATGACCCTTCGACTACGATCAGGGCAAGATATAGGAAAGTTAGCTATCTTTATTATGCCTTCTCGAACTTCAACTTGTGGTGAGTTTATCGAACCATGACCTCTCTCCCAAAAAACAAAGAGCAGAGGGTTGCCGTCTTTATCGACGTCCAAAATCTCTATCACTCGGCAAAACACCTCTACCAGTCCCGCGTAAACTTTCGGGAGATTCTCCGCGTGGCGGTCTCCGGCCGCAAGCTCATTCGGGCCTTTGCGTACGTTGTCCGCACCAAGACAGGAGAAGAGCGGGCGTTCTTTGACGCCCTGACGGCGGTGGGCATTGAGACTAGGGTCAAGGACCTGCAGGAGTACTACGGCGGGTTGAAGAAGGCTGACTGGGACGTGGGGCTGGCGGTTGACGCCATCAAGATCTCAGACAGCGTGGACACGATCGTCGTTGTGTCGGGAGACGGAGATTACGTGCCCCTCGTGGAATACCTCCAGTATCACGGCAAGCTTGTGGAGGCGATGGCATTCGG
Coding sequences:
- a CDS encoding NUDIX domain-containing protein, whose amino-acid sequence is MEKGINEQLMNYLRIFPDEEELLSLLKKQVLENQDILNRKNFEGHITASGLVISSDKKVLVVFHNKLQKFLQPGGHIEKGDEDLMFSAMRELREETNLSNVELCNWCPENNSPIMIDTHKIPENKQKNEYEHYHHDFMFIFTIKKGADIILDTNEVSNFRWISIDEIIKTDSVIAKGLKKATMLNII
- a CDS encoding Glu/Leu/Phe/Val dehydrogenase → MDLQKPEYSLEVYDPKTGMRGFLVIDSTTLGPGKGGIRMTPDITEEEVARLARTMTFKNALADIPFGGAKGGIVWNGGSDELKKQYVQSYARAIKPFVPKKYIAGPDVNTGEREMQWFVEATGIWRSATGKPANLCMKLFGKPGEKCGIPHEFGSTGFGVAQAVAVAAELKGLDIQKTTVAIEGFGNVGSFAFKYLKEMGARIVAVADQDGTIYNKEGLQEDILLKLKGQKKSVKEYPGGKRLSHDAIFELPVDILIPASVTNVINEGNKKNIQANIIVEGANIPMTESVEAWLWNKGVLIVPDFVANAGGVISSYAEYRGYNPKRMFELVERKIKKTARMVLKEALRTKKNPRHIAMDLATKRLSRKRGNI
- a CDS encoding HD domain-containing protein is translated as MKDIPGEVVQVAQKLEEHGFSAYVVGGCVRDLLLGKEPQDWDVATSATPEEVQKIFPRTFYENRFFTVTVLQDSQDAKLSQIEVTTFRSEFEYEDRRRPSKVEPAKTIEEDLSRRDFTVNALALSVVEGMAGEIVDPFDGQKDLKKKTIRCVGNPKERFEEDALRLMRAVRFATTLGFVIEKETLEALESQAILLKDISKERIRDEFCKILMADKAAEGIERLRETKLLENIVPELLEGYGVGQNKHHIYTVWEHNVRALAYAAKQKWSLDVRLASLLHDVAKPRVKRGEGPDSTFYSHDVVGGRMAEEILTRLKFSRNTTDYIAMLVRYHLFYYNVGEVSESSVRRLLRKVGPEHMEDLLQVRMADRIGSGVPKAEPYKLRHLRYAIEKVSKDPLSPKMLALKGDDIMRLLGIAPGPKVGQILAVVLAEVLEDPAKNTRETLETRIQELGKLDDAALVLLAKDSEKVVEAVETKQDTMVKQKYWV
- the rpsO gene encoding 30S ribosomal protein S15, translating into MMPKKEKEKVLAEVRIHDKDTGSPEAQIGLLTAEIERLLSHLKKHKKDMHSKRGLLRMVARRRRLLSYLKEEDMKRYSAISKKLGLKQAKE
- a CDS encoding adenosylhomocysteinase; amino-acid sequence: MNFIINQKIKEREEFFADNYIKNYADAKKISIVAVVHLIDTGIPYVNSLEKYFSLQYIIPKPSSIDKKLLDFYPKDKILNITRDELKNPENIIKHLADVPKDNKLLLLDIGGYFVHSINDLKKTFGDRFIGVIEDTENGHQKYLSLQNLDVPIVSVARSPLKNNEDHLVGQAVVFSVDLILREQGILLNNKRVGVLGFGKIGNGILSSLRDKGCAVSVYDRNPVTIILALSKGFAISDKLKILDESDIIFCSTGNLSLKNDEFKYLKNGAFVASVTSSDDELDLSWLKENYTKETISDYIDKYDKNGHYFYLLNDGNAINFIHGAVIGDFILLVQKEMIDTIIFMDINKLEKGVQDSYDLVRQRVAKSWLKYFLKIEV
- a CDS encoding NYN domain-containing protein — encoded protein: MTSLPKNKEQRVAVFIDVQNLYHSAKHLYQSRVNFREILRVAVSGRKLIRAFAYVVRTKTGEERAFFDALTAVGIETRVKDLQEYYGGLKKADWDVGLAVDAIKISDSVDTIVVVSGDGDYVPLVEYLQYHGKLVEAMAFGRSTSTKLREAVDEFVDLEGSDKYLLKAPRWPIKIIK